DNA sequence from the Suricata suricatta isolate VVHF042 chromosome 14, meerkat_22Aug2017_6uvM2_HiC, whole genome shotgun sequence genome:
GTCCCCAGGATTCAGTGCTGGAAGGACTTTCTTGTGGTTCAGAGTTGACACTTGGTTTGTACTTCCTGCAGGGGCCGAGGGAGGGGGCTCTAGGGCTTTCTTGCCGGCGAGCCCGGATGTGGGTCAGAGGGACGGAGCAAGGGACTTGAATGCTGTCAGCAGTCCGGTATCAAACGGAGCTGGACCGTGTTCCATCGGGTCTTGCTTTTTCTTGCCGTCCAACAATTTCTGTCCTTGAAATAGAGTATTTAAATCATTAGTGCTTGCTGTAACTATGCTTGCGTTTGGGTTTAAACCTAccatatttgctattttttttctgcttgtttcatttgttttttcccttttctttccctgatGTCTTTCTGATTGAGGATTTttagtattacatttttttaagtgttggataagctagtttttaaaaataatttttcttaatgtttatttttatttttgagagagagaaacaaagtatgtgtggggcagggacagagagagagagagggagacacagaatcagaagcaggctccaggctctgagttgtcaacacagagcccaactcggggctcgaacccatgaactatgagatcatgacctgggctgaagtcggccacttaaccaactgagccatccagatgtcccaataagctagtttttattttatttttaagagtttatttatttatttatttatttagagagagagagagagagcatgagcaggggagggacagagagagaaaattctaagcaggcttcaaactgtcagtgcagagccagccaCCAatcttgagatcaggacctgagccaaaactgagagtcggtgctcaactgactgagtcactcctTGAGTATGACATTTTATCTCCAGCACTGAGTTAATAGTGGTTGCTTTAGAATCTACACTATGCGTCCTTAACATTTCACGGAACATCTTCAGGAAATATACCACTATGTTGTTAATGTGCGAACTTTCAAAGAGTGTGCTTCCATTTTGTGCTCTCCTCTTTGCTGTTTTAATGACAGATTTTATTCCTGTTTCTTGTAAACCCTGAAATGGATTGCTGTTGCTTTTGCTTTAAGCAgtcaattatctttttaaaatgagcaaaaatgtattttatatttactcacaGTTTGCCATTTTTGTCACTCTTTAGTACTTTCTGTAGATCTGAGTTTCTATTGGTatcattttctttactgtttaatGAGATTTTGTGGGTGAATTCAAGCGGCTCTTTGGCTAGAAGTACATAGGTGATTGAACTCCTAAGGGGACATATCATGGACCCATGGGGATGTAAAATGGAACTTTTCTTCCCTTGCTTGCGACTCCATATTCACGGATAGAACCATGAAATagcaaacaaaatttttaaactttgggTGTTCAGTAGTGTGGTGATCAGGCACACATAGCTACGTTATATTtaagttaaagtaaaaaaatatcagTTCCTGTATCCGTTATTTATTTGTGCATAAAAAAATTACACCGAAGTATGCAAGctgaaaacagtaaatatttctgatCTGATTTTTCCTGTGGGTTAGAAATTTGAGTAGAGCATAGTATCAGAAGTTGTATAAGAAAACAGAATGTCCTCTCTTTAAAgttaaaattggggcacctggggggctcagctggttaagcggctgacttcggctcaggtcatgatctcgcagtttgtgggtttgagccctgcatcgggctttgtgctgacagctcagagcctggagcctgtcattggattctgtatctccctctatctctgcccctccccggctcatgctatctctttctctctctcaaaaaaataaaacatttaaaaaaaactttttttaataaaaaacagttaaaattatctcacacattttcttttagtgTCTCATGGCAGGCTTCTGGTGTGCCCGTGCGGCTTGGGTCCATAGCGCTGGAGCCCCAGCCAGTGCCTCTCAGGCCGGCAGCAGGGgcacctgcccccacctcccacagccACCTCCGGGCCCCAGCCTGGCCTCACCACATTTCGGGGACTTACTGAGTGCCTGGCCCTGCCGCCCTTATCCTGCCCTGGGCCTTAACTGACCTTCAGGCCCTCCCTCTTGTGGCACAGGATGGTACCCACCACTCTCAGGACCACCTCCCTAGAAAAGAATAAACTGGATCCTGGACGGCGGCAAGCACGGACcagatgaaagaagaaaggaaaaaagcaatccATATATTTGATGGTGGaatttgtattcagaatatattgAAAGCAATCAGAAATCGATAACTGTAAGgcaatataatagaaataaacaaaagatttgGACAGACACTTTACTGAAGAAGTGCACACCCCTGGAATGTCTGTAATGGAGAAGACCGGCCACACCAGCCATCGGTGAGAAGGCAGTGCGACTGGGCTGCtcgtacattgctggtgggagtgtaactCGGGGGGCGTTTGGGCAGTTTCCTAGAAACTTAAACATGCCATATGCTCCAGCAGTCTCACTCCTTGATgtctaaatgaaaagaaatagaaacacacGTCCACGTAAAGACTCAGGCACATGTGCACAGTAGCATTGTGCATGGTGGCCACACACTGGAAGCCACACAGAAGCCCATCAGTAGGTAAGTGGATCAGCAAGATGTGGTTGATGCAAACAATAGAATCGTGTTTGTCACTAAAAAGTAGCACACTACCTCAGCAGCAtcgatgaatctcaaaaacacagCTGAGCAAAAGAGGATCTTCTCTCTGAATTCACTCAGCTGAAACCCCAGAAATGATGAATGTACTCCGAAGTGATTGAAGGCCGATCAGCTGTTGCTGGGCTGGTGGATAACTGGGaagcaaaacaagagaaacttGCAGAGATCATGGAAATATTCTGTGTCTTGGTTGTGGTGTTTTCAtggatatatacatttataaaaactgaCCTTCTAACACTTAAAATAcatgaattggggcacctgggtggctcagtcagttaagcctccgacttcagctcaggtcagatctcatgttcgtgggttcgagccccacctcaggctctgtgctgacagctcagagcctggagcctgcttcagattctgtgtctccctctctctctgcccctccccctctcatgctgtgtctctgtatcaaaaataaataaaaacatctaaaaaaatttttttaaatacatgaattataTTAGGTAAATTCCATCTCTGTAAATTTGAttaactgttaatttttttaagtctcttctgAATCTTCCCTAcggaaaaattccaaataagtAGATACTCTCCCCTCCAGAAGATGGAGCTTAATCCCTCCTCCCCCAGTAGGATAAATGGAACTTAGTGACTCACTTTCAAAGAGTATAGAGtatgaaagggggaaaatagcAACTCTGTAGTGTGGAAGCCTGACAGACTCTACCTGCAGGAGGAGGTCAAGGTTAAATCCCCAGTGACGTCCCGTACAGGTCAGGTTCCCCCTCCAATGATGTAATGCGAAGGCACGGCACCTCGGGATAAATCCCAGAACCCCAGCCTAACCATGAGAAAACAAGCCAGAGAACTGGAATACCCAACCAGTACCCCTCAAAACcgccaaggtcatgaaaaacaagaaaaggttgAGAAATTGTCACAGATCAGAGGAGACTGTGGagatatgacaactaaatgtGTTGTTATTTCATGTACTAGATTCTAGAACAGCTAATGGACATTAGTGAAACAATTAATGGTAAAATCCAGGTAAAGCCTGGAGTTTAGCCAAtagtaattatattaattttttgttactTCATAATCAAGCACCCACAGCTCTGTGGGTCAGAAGTCCTGGCCCAATAGGACTAAATCTACCCCCAGGGACTTACAAAGCTGAAATCAGTTTCAGTTAGGCTGTGCTCCTTTCTGGAGGGACTGAGGAAGAACACACTCCACCTGGGTCGTTGGCCAAGGTTATCTGTTGTGCTTATAGGACTGAGTTTCCCCCTGACTTGCCGGCTGTGAGTTAGGGTCCCTGTAAGCAGGTAAAGGCTCTCAGGGTCTTGCCACATGTTCAGAGTTAGCAAGAGAATTTTGCTCCTGACAAATCCCTCAGGCTTTGCCTCTGACATCCTGGTTCCTGAGCTTTAGACCAAGGTTTACAGGTTCGTGTGATTAGAACAGGCCCACCTGGTAACTTCCCTAAAGTGAACTGATTTGGATCCTTAGTTGCTTCTGCAAAATCCGTTCACAGCAACACCTACATTAGTATTCGATCGACTAACTAGGACACCGGGTGGAACCTTACTTAGCATGCTGCCTGCCAACAGGGACTGATGGACCAACTCTGATTTCTTAGAGTTGAGAAACACGAACATGCACAGTCATGTGAAGTGATAACATTAGGGCTTGGAGTATATGGAAACTCACCATACCatctttgcaactttttaaatctaaaattatttcaaataaaaagtttatgtaGAAAACAGTATCTTCAAAATCCTAATTAAATGGAATGTGTCATCCTGTGCCTCCGGGAACACAAACTGATAGAATTGCTATATTCAGTTACTATAAACAATATCAATGTAGAGGATTGAGGAGCAATGAGGAACACTaacaaggaaaaaggaggagggagagaaagaggaaaaggaagagaaacaggaggaggaagaagcagcagcTTACATTTATTGACCATTTAAGTGCCAGGCATTGGCTTACGTACTTTGTACATGCAATCTTATTTAATTTCTGCAACAGCCAGATAGGGAATGATTTTATTGAGTCAACTCCCCATGTCACAGATGACAAAATTGCAATAGGAAAGGTTACATGTCTTCCTGGAAGTCCCACAGTTAGTAAGTGGTCGAGCTGGGAATCAAATTTGGGTAATTGGACTCCTGATTCTTCATTCAGAAGCATTGAATTTCCCGTAGTCCACGCATCCACAGCATCAACCCACTTCTTCAGCCATTCTGCGCTTCCCTCAAAAGCAGGTAGCTTCCAAAGACTCTCACCTGGACAGTAGTTACATTTGAGCCAAATACTTCTGCAAAAGCGATCCACCACCATGGATGCCCAAATGACATTCTCCTGAATTGCCTTGCAGAAGAGAATATTTGAAACTCCAGTCATCTTACATGTCTTTTTCCCTGTGCATAGAGCTCCGAATTCATTCGGATGagtttgtgtttatttgtaaacagattattttttaatgtttttttaaatatttatttttgaaagagagagacagagtgtgatcaggggatgggcaaagagagagagagagagccagagaatccaaagcaggctccaggcactgaactgtcagcacagagcctgatgcagggcacaaacccagaactgagacatcatgacctgagccgacgtcggtgCTTAGCCcactaagccatgcaggcaccctggaAACGCATTCTTATACAGAATTTGATCAACTGCAGTTATATTTCCAATGAAATCTTAGCCAACTCACTTATTTTAAAGCATATGTGAATTATCCAGTTCATTCTGAGAACAAAAGATTGACTTGCAAAACAATTCTTAAGTGGagtctgtttttaagatttaacTCAGATTCTTCTCTTCTTGAGAAATTTCTATTCTCTTACAGTATGTTGGCGGTGCCACTGCATCtgcagcagaagaaaataattttaatcaatCCCTCAAAACAATTAGGAGTTCAGGCATCCCCCAAAACATGGGTCCCAGCTTCCCTGCTATCTTTCAAGCTTTTGTCCAAGGAGGCTGTATATTCCTCAGGATTCCTCAAGCACCCAGGAACAAAACccagggttgttttgttttgttttggggggtttggGTGGAATGGTAAAACAGAGTGTATCAAGTTCTCTTCTCCATGGATACatgataggtaggtaggtgggtaggtaagtaggtaggtaggtagatacaTGATAGATACCTCTTTTTTTCAGATCACCTGTTTTCGGTATTGGCCTCATCCTCTGCTCTGTAGAGGAAAGCCTCCTGTGTCACAAGAAGACTAGTGTTTGACTTGAGCTAATACCTAGATCATCTTCCTCCAGCTAGTAACCCTCAAGAGAGCTTCTCTCCTCCCGTCTTTATATGACGTCCCAGACCACGTCCTCACCCTTACACAGATTACTGTGGCTGGAAGGTTAGTTAACAATGATTGGCTAAGCCCGGACCATCTTACCTTTCAAGGGCTTTTAGTGCTGTGGTTACTTCATACTCCTGGTTAGCAGCCTTACCCAGATTGGCACCTCAAAGGACTTAACCAGCAGCTCCTCTGTTGTTTGCTAGAGAGGACGTTGCCCAAAGGTGTCACTTGGCTTTTTATCCAAAGGCCATCCACTTGCCCAGCTCCATTGAGGATACTTGTAAAACCGAAAAAGCGATCCTGGACACTTGGTCAAGGATGTGTGGAGTAAGGAGGTTCTGTAATTGTGGCTGGTAGACAAGCACCAATTAAGATCCTGAACTGCCACTCTGGTTAGTGACACCtctgtcatatttattttcttatcagaACATCCCTACTTGCATTTTGAGCCTCTGTACTTTCTAAAGCCTTGTTACTCATAACTCAGATCAGTTACCTCCTCTCTTGCTACCTTGCCCTTTTAAATAAACttcagtttaggggcacctgggttgctcagttggttaggcatatgatgttggctgaggtcatgatcttacagtttgtgggctcaagccccacatcgggttctttgctaacagcacagagcctggagccagcttcagattctgagtctcgctctctctctgcccttcacccacttacactctctctctctgcctctctctctctcaaaaataaataaacataaaaaaagaaaaagaatctctcAATAAAATACCCACTAACACTCAccactttttaaattcctttaaacaTCTTATTTCATgcttcttttcattcttattttatttttaataaatgtgtagatatttaaagtatacaatataatgactatatgcaaattaaaataatgccaTTCACCATAGcattaaaaattgtcaaaataaattcaatgtaaaaaatatttgtacactTAAACCTATAcaatattgctgaaagaaatgaaattactaaataaatggagagacatttgATATTGTGGATTGGAAAATTCAATATTGAGCAAATTGGTCCATAGATTTAATAccattcctatcaaaattccagtaggctttttaaataaattgacaaACTGAGTctaaattttacatgaaaatgcaGAAGACCTAGTTGAACCAAAACAATTCTGTAAAAGAACAAAGTAATTACACTCACTGATTTCAGAATTTATTACAATGTTATAGTAACCAAGACAATGTAGTATGGTCACATCAGTATGCAtataaatcaaaagaagaaaattgagacCCCAGAAGTGAAACCTCATATTTATGGTTAATTGATTTTGATAAAGCTGCTCAGACAATTCACTGAAAAAgggattgtctttttattttttttaatgtttttattcatttttgagagagagaggccacatgagcaggggagggtcagagagagaaggaatcacaggatctgaagataggctgcaggctctgagtgagctagctgtcaggacagagcccgacgcagggctcaaacccacgaaccgtgagatcatgagctgagccgaagtcggtcacttaaccaactgagccacccagggaccccaggattgtcttttcaataaatggtgctgtgaTAATTATATATCCATGTACAAAATAGTCATAACCTAGACCCTTaccttaccacacacacacacacacacacacacacacacacacacacacacacacagagaaatggacCATGGATTTAAATGGAAGagttaaaactgtaaaacttagAAAATGGGAGGAACTGTTAGTAAACTTAGATTAGGGAAAGAGTTCCTAGATACACCAAAAgcattatcctttaaaaataatatagatgCATTCGATTCTGTCTGCACTTCAAAAGATACCATAAAACTATCAGATACTGCTTCACAATCACCAGgacagctaaaattaaaaagaccagCTATAACAAGTATTCACAAAGAGGAGTAGAAATTGGTACCCTCCTACATTGTATGGTATTATAAAATGgttgcagtcactctggaaaacaagttgacagttcctcaaaatgaCAAACAAAGCCACCAGATGACCCACTAATCCCATTCCTAGGTATGTACCtaggagaaatggaaatatatgtccacaaaaaatttatatacaaaatgttCATAGCTATTTAATCATAATacccaaaaagtagaaataatctaaatgttcattagttgatgaatagataaataaaatctgaaaaatccatgtaatagaatattactcagccagaaaaagaatgaagtattgattTATACTGTGATTTGgaggaaccttgaaaatattatgctaaatgaaagatgTCAGATGCAAAAAACTACATATCCAATGGttctatttataggaaatatCAACAAAAGTTTTATAAAGACAGGAAACAAATCAGTAGTTGCCCTTGTTGGGGGTGAGAACAGgcataaagaaaacattatagGATGATGGGAATGTCCCCAAACTGGATTGTGGTGACAGATGCACAAGTATAGAAATTTAccaaaaatcattgaattgtaaaTTTCCAAAGTGTGGATTGTATGGTAGGTAAATTATAGTTCAGTTGAGCTCTTAAAAAACAGTAATGAGATCttgttaaaaactgaaaaaatagaagtagagtAGGTCCGCAATGAAGAGCATCAGCAGTGGATTCCGTGCATTTCAAACAGCGTCTTCAAGAAAATACCTTTTGGCAGTGCCCCCAGTGCCCTCAGGAAATAACCAGAAGTACTTAAATGGgcaaaaatgaaagaacacacTCTTCTAAAAAAACATTCCAAATAtttactgtcattttaaaaagtgacagggTAAAAATATCGATCAGCTACAATATTTATCTTcctaaaatcacatttatttcacAATATCGAAAGGCTTACACAACTGACAACAGATGATATGCTCCGTTAGAAGAGAAGATGAAAGTATAAGAATCTACTCCATCTGACACATTGCTTTATTTTGTCCTGGCTTTAAGCCTGAATTTATGTTTTGCTAATGTGCTTCTAAATCCTCTTTCTTCTGTGCAGTTTGCTGCacttgcagagaaagaaaaaagtaacacatgagtaaattactgttttcttttatttgtgtattaCGTCAGACTATTAGAACTAGAGGGACTCCCAGAATCACAAGTCTGTGTCTTTactgaagagtctgtttcttgccaTTAGTACACAAAACTACAAGAGGTTGATCTACTTCAAGAAGAAATCAACCGGAGTTTATTAATGAGCCTTGATTTAGCTATGTTATTACGCAGCACAAACTGAAAAGGACATTTCAGTTTTAAGGAGAATTATAAACACGCACACCATTACAGTCACTTAAGTCAGTGATTTGGATGGTAAGATTGGAATGCAAGCAAGGAAGaccatttttcttaaagaatgggCAATGTCCATCGTCCTACTGATTCCCCAACACTGGTTCTCGGCCAAGGCAATGACTGTCCTAAGGAGAAGAGAATCTACCGAAGAAGAGGATGCTGTTGGACTGGTTGTGCCTGACGAAGAACAGGAAAGGGTGATTGCAGTGAAAATGTTCATATTCCGGCGCCAGCGTGAGGGCAAAGCCCACGCCGGTGCCGGCTGCAGTCTCAGTCCCTCCCTCGGTGACCGCCACAAAGGCCCTGTGGAGGAACTTCTGTGCCTGCAGCCCCGAGTGTGAGGCCGACCTCGGAGAATCGGCTCTGGGCTCCCTGACGGCGTCTCCCGGCCCCACGGCTGCCAAGACGGCCTCCAGGTCGTACCCATCCTCCACCGCGAACCGCGGCAAGTGCAAGGTCACGTTCCTTACTTCCATGTGCCCCGGGCTGGTCCACTCTACTAATTTTTCTGGAGTTATGTGGTCTATAATCTGTTCAGAAAAATGGTATGATTATCAGTACAAAGTTGAAACACTGTAGCAATGATTTCTAAACACTGTTGGAAatgattagttttaaaaatgaataaaagaacaaatgttaTTTCACTAGCCCGTTGTCTATAGCAGGCGCTTGTCTTATACTTGTTTATTTACTCGATGTATGTGAAAACTCAATAGtagtaaatgaatttttaaggATGAGAAATGTTATTCCTTATTCTATCAACctaacatatattatttcatttttttactatTCCCTTGTAGTGTTTTATGCATAgataacataatttatatatagtaagTTGAATATTTATATGAACTAACTGTAATAAATATGATTAATATactttacataatatatatttacatagttgCAATTACAGTGAAATCCATGTTACTTGTTTTAGTGTAAACTTTTTCAGAAGTCTGTATCTCCCCTAAATATCTTCAGACTGATAGGTGATATTTTCATCAAGCTGATATATTTTCCCAAACATTCATCCACTCATTTTTTACCATCATCTAGTAAGTAAGTAGGCAGCATGATAGATACTGATAGAGCCCATGGATCCAAAAATAacatcatgatgatgatgatgatgatgacgatgattaGTTTCAAACTAGCTATCTTAGTATATTTAATGCAGAAATTACTGATTTGACTCAGAAGggcagttttgtttcttttgaactGGAATTTTGGAGTCAGAGTCTGTACACTCTTAAAGCTTTCGTACATATAGCCATTCAGCTATCCCAGATTTGTTCCGACATGCAGAGCACTAGAGATGTTGGAAACATCCACAAAACAGCATCTACTATTGTAATAATATAGCATCCATCACTTACTGAGTGCTTTCCATGTACTGGACCTCCTCTCAAAGATATCTCAGGCTACGTTTAAGTCAAGGGGGACTAAAAGGGTTCAGGATTAAAGATACGGATTTAGGATGAGTATTATGCGTCAATGGAGGTTCTtccttggattaaaaaaattaccactcTGGTAAGTGATGTTGATTATGGAGGAGGCTGTGTattgtgggggcagggaggaaatgggaaatctctgtaccaaaacgtctctgaaaaaataaaaaataaaatctttaaaaagaaattaggagcacctgggcagctcagtcggttgagctactgactctattttggctcacatcatgatctcgcggttcatgagtccaaaccccacactgggctctgtgctaacagagaagagcttgcttgggattctctctctcaccctctctctctctctcttcctcccctgcttgtgtgccctctctctcaaaataaataaatacacttaaaaattgtttaaacaaataaaaagaagttaacGGTCCAAGAAGGAAATTCAGGAGGTCTAATAGCCTACTGAACAGGATGCAAAATTTGCTGTATGTGCACATGCAGTTCTTTTCTGGGAAAAAGGTGCATAGAGATTAACCATTTCTCAGAATAGTGGCTGGTCATTGGCTCTCCTATTTGAccttaaatgttcattttagcACATCCCCAAATATTTTGGTATTGGTTGTTTTCAATAAACCTGATACAGCCTAATGCCCCTTTTCAGACATCTGTCTGTAGCTGCTGCACAGAGTAAGGAGTAGTTTCTGCCAGACACCAGCTCCAAATCAGAAGTCCTGTTTCCCAGCTTCCCCAGAAACATGCTTTGGAACACAAAGCCTCAGGAAATGAAAGCAAGGCTAGGGAGATGCAAGGCCTTACCTTCTCCAGATCATCTGTGTCATTGGGCAGCAACACAAACATGCTTAGGTCATTGTTTTTGTATGGAATTCCCAGAAGTTTGGCTTGCAAGTCCTCCAGGAAAGCGAAGCTGTAGGCGTGGCTCTGTGTCATCATTGGCACACATCTGCTTGTACTCTGCAACAGAGTAACAGAGCATGCGATGTCAGACGAGGCATAAGACAACCAAGTTAGCCTACCAAAGTCATCGGCCCCACCTAGAATAGTGCTAGAGATGAGAGCCTCCAGTCAGCATTGCTATCTATCATGGACATTCGCTCAAATATGACTTTAGATTGTACATTCCACGTGTAGACACATCACGTAAATAAGTTAAGGGCCATACCTTATTCAGCCAAAATTCCTCCtccttggtattttctttcttaaactccCTGTCCCATTGCCCTTTAAAATAAACTATGTTCACCAGTGCCAGCTTGGTGAAGCTGTCTAGAGAACCATCTGGAAACAGGTCCTTGACTTTTTCtgcaaatgaacaacaacaagaacacaATTGGCCCGTCTTCAAAATCACAAGTGCTATGCATGGCAGATATGATGCGGGTGGACCTGACTCATCGTTAAGAACAGCCAGCTCAGCATCCGAGGGCCTTGCTGACAGAAAGTTTGCTGGCAGAATTGCAGGCAGGTTCTCACTTTGCCCGTAGCCCGTTCATCCCATTGGATAAATTGAAGTATGATGGTTAAGAGTTCAAGGTCTGGGATCAGACTGCCTCTGTTAGCATCCAGGTTTGCCTCTTACCAGTTGAGGAATCTCGGGCAAGTTTTTTAAGCtcgctgtgcctcagtttccacatctgcaaaacAGGAATAAAGCCTGCCTCATGGAGTGGCTATGAGGAGTAGATGAGTTAATATGCATAAAGCATGTAGAGTGCTATCTGGCTTATACTAAGCACGCAATAAGTGTACGCTGTTATTTTTACCCATTTGATGTAGTTACCACCCAAAACTTAGGCATTTCTTATATTATTGAAAAAGGAGCTAATGTTTTTGTCTCTGGGCTTAGCCCATCCCACACTAAATTCTGAAGAATATTGCCTTCAATCAACCCTTTGACGGACCCTCTTTTTCCTGCtcttcaaa
Encoded proteins:
- the SERPINB13 gene encoding serpin B13, yielding MDSLGAAYTQFGFNLFQKLNKIKDGNIFFSPAGISAAIGMLVFGAQGATAAQLQKMLSFKKDTESSRIKTEEEKIEKSEEIYHQFQEFLSEIGKSTDGYELRIANRLFGEKTYLFLQKYLDYVEKHYHASLEPVDFVNAADESRKKINSWVESQTKEKVKDLFPDGSLDSFTKLALVNIVYFKGQWDREFKKENTKEEEFWLNKSTSRCVPMMTQSHAYSFAFLEDLQAKLLGIPYKNNDLSMFVLLPNDTDDLEKIIDHITPEKLVEWTSPGHMEVRNVTLHLPRFAVEDGYDLEAVLAAVGPGDAVREPRADSPRSASHSGLQAQKFLHRAFVAVTEGGTETAAGTGVGFALTLAPEYEHFHCNHPFLFFVRHNQSNSILFFGRFSSP